CGGGAATCCCTTTAGTGACTCCCCAACCCAAGCTTTTCAGTCGTAGCATCGCGGGTACGATGACAGCAGGAGATTCTGCGCCAATAATGCAGCCTAGTAATAGCCCCGTTAAAAAATCAAACTGAAGTAACCACATGGACGCAAAGGCGATCGCGATCGCTTCACAAGCCGCAGGTAAAAATCCCAGTCTTAAGGCGACAGTTCCCTGTTGAGCGAGTTTTTCACGATCAAGTCCCAACCCTGCTTTCATCAAAATCACCATCACGGCGATCGTGCGGAGGGACTTGGCCGCACCTAGCACTTCGGAACTAATTACATTGCCTACCTGCGCTCCTAAAAGAACGCCCACCAGTATCATGCCAACAAGGGCAGGGACTTGCAGCCGTCGAGCGATCTGCCCGACAAAGAAACCCATCATCAAAATCCAAATAATACTTTCTAACATCACGTCACGTTGATTTTGAAATGTTGAACGTGACTTGTAGAGGAAAGATTGATCTAGGCATCCGCGCAGCCCTACCTTTCCGCCACAAGTCGGAATAAGTAGGAGCCATCAGCCTAAACGTTATAAAAGCAATTTATAGCGTAAAGCGGTTTCGGCAAGCTCCATTGCCATCTCTACTTTTATACCATTGAGTGAGACAAAAAATGTAGAGGCAATTCATAAATTGCCTCTACATTTTTCAAAAGAAACCTAAATAAACGCCAAGATTCCCGATTTTTTCTAAATTTGCAAGTAGTTTTTATCCCAAACCACAAAATAGCTACACCATTTTGTGGTTTTAAACCTCTTACTGGGTTTGGTTTTTAATTCACGAAAGTGTGACAACACTTTCGTGAATTGGTATTACTTGCTCAGACAAAGACAGGGATATTAACCTATAATTTCAAAGCTTTCTTGCATATATAGCAATCCTAAATAGGTTGTGAGAGTGCGCCCCTTCGGGGCGCACTCTCACAACACTCAAAATCTTACAACTCATTTAGGAGCGCTATAGCAATCCTAATTCATTTGTGAGAGTAAATAGTTTGGGATAATGTGCCACTCTGTGGCGCATTATCCCAAACTATTTAGGGTTGCTATAGCTGTAGCAATACAATCCTAGATCTCGATCTCTAATGAAAAAAAAGGATAACTGGTTTCATATTGCCCTACGTTGGAAAGGCTCGGTAGTTCCAGAAGTCTTGCCGCGATCTCTACTATGTGGACTATTTGGGGTTGTTGTTTATCTGCTTCACATATTAAAGCTGAGGGTCTCACTCCCTATTTTTGGTAGTATAATCCCCAATATTGTGCTGGGCTTATTACTTGTATTTCGCACCAATACAGCCTATGAACGCTTTTGGGAAGGACGAAAAGCATGGGGAACCCTTGTAAATACGGTGCGAAACCTATCGCGACAAATTTTAGTAGCAATTTCAGAGCATCATCCAAGAGATCGTCAAGCTAAAGTTGCGGCAGTTAAGTTATTACCAGCTTTTGCGATCGCCTTAAAACTACATTTGCGATCGGAACCAATTAATGCTGAACTCGAAGCTAACCTCTCTTCTGAACAATTTCATCGCCTCAAAACGATGAATCATCCACCCCTTGAAATTGCCTTTTGGATTAGCGGCTATCTTCAAGAACAAGCCCAACAAAACAAGCTTGATCGCTACCAGCTTAGTGATATGATTCGACTTTTGCATCAAATGGTTGATGTCACAGGTATTTGTGAGCGGATTCTTAGAACCCCAATACCCCTTGCCTATTCTATCCATTTAAAGCAATTATTGATGATTTATTCCCTATCACTTCCATTCCAAATGGTCGATCAATTAGAATGGATGACTGGGCCAATCGTCGCCTTGATTAGTTTTACTCTCCTAGGAATTGAAGAAATTGGTATCCAAATTGAAGATCCCTTTGGTCATGATGCCAATGATTTACCCCTAGATAATATCTGTAATAACATGATGCAAAATATTGAAGATTTACTGTTGGTCA
This genomic stretch from Pseudanabaena galeata CCNP1313 harbors:
- a CDS encoding bestrophin family protein, whose amino-acid sequence is MKKKDNWFHIALRWKGSVVPEVLPRSLLCGLFGVVVYLLHILKLRVSLPIFGSIIPNIVLGLLLVFRTNTAYERFWEGRKAWGTLVNTVRNLSRQILVAISEHHPRDRQAKVAAVKLLPAFAIALKLHLRSEPINAELEANLSSEQFHRLKTMNHPPLEIAFWISGYLQEQAQQNKLDRYQLSDMIRLLHQMVDVTGICERILRTPIPLAYSIHLKQLLMIYSLSLPFQMVDQLEWMTGPIVALISFTLLGIEEIGIQIEDPFGHDANDLPLDNICNNMMQNIEDLLLVSMDKESVI